DNA sequence from the bacterium genome:
GAGCGGTGGCGATGTTGGAAGCCGCCGCCCAGAAGCGCTACGACTTGCGCGTTTGCCGGCCCGAGGGCCTCGAGCCCCGGTCGCCGGCGGGGGAGGAGGCGCTCTCGGGAGAGCCGCCCGCGAACTTGTGGGAGGCGCTGATCACCAGTCTTCGCTCCGCCATCGAGGCCAACCGATCGACTCTGCTGTTCGCCAACAGCCGCCGCACGACCGAGAAGGTCACTCGGCTTCTGAACGAGGGCTCGCGGTCGGGTGCCGGTGGAGAGCTTGCCTATTCGCACCACGGCTCGCTGTCGCGCGAGCTGCGAGCCGTGGTCGAGCAGCGTCTCAAAGAGGGTCGCCTGCGAGCAATCGTGGCCACCAACTCGCTCGAGCTGGGAATCGACATCGGTTCGCTCGACGAGGTTCTGCTGGTCCAGACGCCGCCGACGATCGCCTCTGCCGTGCAGCGAGTCGGTCGGGCCGGCCATGCTGTCGGCGAAACCGCCAAGGCCAGGCTCTATCCGTTTCAGGGGCGCGACCTCGTCCAGGCCGCGGTCATGGCCCGTTGTGTCCTCGAGCACGACATCGAAGAGGTCAAACCCGTCCGGTGCGCACTGGACGTGCTTGCCCAGGTGATCCTGTCGATGACGGCGGGTCGGACGTGGAGCATCGATCGGCTGTTCGACCGGATTCGCGCCTCCCACCCCTACCGGCAGCTCTCTCGCCGCCGGTACGACCTCGTAGTCGAAATGCTCGCCGGGCGGTACGCGGACAGTCGGGTGCGCGAGCTCGAGCCCCGACTGGCGTTCGATCGGCTGGACGGCACGCTGCGCGCGAGGCGAGGCGTCGAGCGCTATCTGTACGTTGCCGGGGGGACGATTCCGGACCGGGGCTACTTCCAACTACGCCATCACGAGAGCCTGGCCAAACTCGGAGAGCTCGATGAGGAGTTCGTCTGGGAGCGTTCGCTCGGCGACACCTTCACCCTCGGCGCCCAGGCTTGGAGGATTCGCAAGATTACCCACAGCGATGTGCTGGCTTCGCCCTCCCGCAAGGGCTCGGCATTTGCTCCCTTCTGGCGAGCCGAAGAGCGCAACCGCAGTTATCACCTATCCGAGCGCATCGGCGAGTTTCTCGAGCGGGCCGACAGCAGCCTGGCGACCAGGAACGGATCCCGAGACCTGCAGGAAGAGCTCGTCGAGAAGCATGCCATGGAGCCGGCCGCGGCCGCCGAGGTGATCGAGTTTCTGGAGCGTCAACGCTCTGCCGCCGGCTTCGTGCCGCATCGCCACCGGTTGCTGCTCGAGAAACTGCCCGAAGACGACGCTGGAGACGGCCGCCGGACGTGGATTCTCCACACCGGTTGGGGCGGTCGCGTCAACCGGCCCTTGGCCCTGGTCCTGCCGGTCGCGGCCCGCGGGATGCTCGGCGAGAGCCTCGAGACCGATGCCAGCAACGACAGTCTCCTGATCACCGCCGGCGAGAGGTTCGATCTCTCCGGCTTGCTTGCGCGGCTCGCGGCCCAGCCCCTCGAAAGCCTCCTCAAGAGGAGCCTGGAGGCAACAGGACTCTTCGGCGCTCGCTTCCGGGAGAACGCAGGCCGGGCGCTGCTTCTGCCCCGCTCCAACTTGAAGCGCAGAGTGCCGTTGTGGCTGCAGCGCGAGCGAGCCAAGAAACTTTTGGCGACCGTCGCTCGTTACGGCGATTTTCCGATCGTGGTCGAGACCTGGCGGACCTGCCTCGAGGATATGTTCGACCTGGAGTCCCTCAAGGCGGTGCTGCAGGAGATCGAACGGGGGGAGGTGAGGCTCGACGAGGTCGCGACCTCGGAGGCGTCCCCGTTCGCCGCCGACATGATGTGGCGGGCGACCAACCGCCTCATGTATGACGATGATTCCCCCAGGCAACGTGGCTCGGGAGCCCTGAGCGACAGCGTCTTGAGGGAGGTCGTCTTCTCGGCCGAGCTCCGGCCGCGATTCGCCGAATCACTTCTGACCGAGTTCGAAGGCAAGCTCCAGCGCACGCATCCGGGCTACGCACCGCGCGATGCCCTGGAGCTGGTCGAGTGGGTCAAGGAACGCTGGCTGGTTCCGGAAAGGGAATGGCGCGCGCTTCTCGAGGCCGGCGAACGAGATGCCGCTGCCCGAGCCGACGTCGAGAGGACCCGTTCAGTCCCGGGTGATCCGGACCCCGGTGAGCCGATCGCTTCCTTTCGCGCCGCGGTCGCCGAAGCCTCGGCCAAGCTGGTTCGCCTCCGTTGGCAGGAGCCCGCGGTGTGCGCCCGAGAACGGCTCGCCGGACTGACTTCGGCGCTGGGAGAGCCGGCCGAAGTCCGTCAGCTGGCGGGCGACGAAGCGCTCGGCGCCCAGACCGATGCCGGCACGGCCACGGTCGAAGTGGATCAGATCTTCACCGAATGGATCCGGTACTACGGGCCGGTGTCGGAGTCCCGGGCGCGCCGGAGCCTGGGCCTGACGGTGAGCGAGTTCGAAGGTGTCGCCGGGCGACTGGTCGAACAGGGTCTTCTGGTCGTTGATCGCTTCAGGCGAGGCAGCGAAGAGGTCGAGCTCTGCGACGCCGAGAATCTGGAACGCTTGCTTCGAATCCAGCGCGCGCGGAGCCGGCCGCGCCTGGAGGCTCGGCCGATCGCCGAGCTGCCGTTGC
Encoded proteins:
- a CDS encoding DEAD/DEAH box helicase, with the protein product MPPAPAPPDSDIALAAFNRTTRAWFEARFGAPTQVQSLAWPRIAAGEHVLATAPTGSGKTLAAFLWSLDRLLSGAWEGGYLRVLYISPLKALNNDIQRNLLVPLAELDRAFSAAGREDEPVRVAVRSGDTPAAERRKMLRTPPEILITTPESLNILLTSPRGKKLFTGLETVILDEIHAVAGSKRGTHLITAVDRLVDLAGEFQRVALSATVKPLAEMARFVGGYRLSHSGGEAVYTPRAVAMLEAAAQKRYDLRVCRPEGLEPRSPAGEEALSGEPPANLWEALITSLRSAIEANRSTLLFANSRRTTEKVTRLLNEGSRSGAGGELAYSHHGSLSRELRAVVEQRLKEGRLRAIVATNSLELGIDIGSLDEVLLVQTPPTIASAVQRVGRAGHAVGETAKARLYPFQGRDLVQAAVMARCVLEHDIEEVKPVRCALDVLAQVILSMTAGRTWSIDRLFDRIRASHPYRQLSRRRYDLVVEMLAGRYADSRVRELEPRLAFDRLDGTLRARRGVERYLYVAGGTIPDRGYFQLRHHESLAKLGELDEEFVWERSLGDTFTLGAQAWRIRKITHSDVLASPSRKGSAFAPFWRAEERNRSYHLSERIGEFLERADSSLATRNGSRDLQEELVEKHAMEPAAAAEVIEFLERQRSAAGFVPHRHRLLLEKLPEDDAGDGRRTWILHTGWGGRVNRPLALVLPVAARGMLGESLETDASNDSLLITAGERFDLSGLLARLAAQPLESLLKRSLEATGLFGARFRENAGRALLLPRSNLKRRVPLWLQRERAKKLLATVARYGDFPIVVETWRTCLEDMFDLESLKAVLQEIERGEVRLDEVATSEASPFAADMMWRATNRLMYDDDSPRQRGSGALSDSVLREVVFSAELRPRFAESLLTEFEGKLQRTHPGYAPRDALELVEWVKERWLVPEREWRALLEAGERDAAARADVERTRSVPGDPDPGEPIASFRAAVAEASAKLVRLRWQEPAVCARERLAGLTSALGEPAEVRQLAGDEALGAQTDAGTATVEVDQIFTEWIRYYGPVSESRARRSLGLTVSEFEGVAGRLVEQGLLVVDRFRRGSEEVELCDAENLERLLRIQRARSRPRLEARPIAELPLLLAARQGLLARGGDHRDLKRSLDRLIGYPAPARLWESEILPARLDPYYPAWLDSLFQETDFLWLGCGKERLCFAFPEEVGLVRSVAADPEPGEPVLPNPYGRFRFEEIARHRGESLRVTAELLWKEAWRGVVSNTTFGAVRQGAASRFVFDERRLGANGSTGLERSRRATRPPRRPSRRPSLDRWRPKAFYTGDWFAVDGVVSSLDDAAETADALDRLETDKDRVRLLLDRYGILFRELLARETAAFSWSGLFRTLRLMELSGEIVAGHFFEGIAGLQFAAHDAVRLLRDGLPADAVYWMNAADPASPAGLGLEDLKGTLPARIPSNHLVFHGSRLVIVSRGNGGRLEIAVAPDHPDLERYLGFLKNLLTRRSEPLRAIDLTEINGSAAAESSYAPRIREIFQATREGAKLRLRRRYAAETRSI